From candidate division WOR-3 bacterium:
CTAATCGTGAACCTGCCACGACTAGCCACTCGACCCCAAGACCGCGCTCCGTGGTTTGCGCCATTGACTGGCACAGGACTCGTGGCGGCTGACTCGCTTCCGCCTGACTCGGTCCGAATTATGGAAAGCCTGGCCCGGGTCTGCGACCCGGAGCTCGGGCTTTCGATCGTCGAGCTCGGGCTGGTGCACAGGGTCACTGTTGACAGCAACAGCGATGTGATGGTAGTTCTTTCACTCACCACCCCGGGCTGTCCGTTCGCCGACCAGATTGGACAACAGGTCCTCAAGGCTATGCAGTACATTCCGGGCGCACGCCACATCGTAGTCAAACTGGACCCAATGATACCGTGGGACCCGTCGAGGGTCAGCGATCGTGCCCGAGAAAAGTACGAAAGCCTGCTGCGTGCCATTCCCTAGCTTTTTACTCAGAGCGCTCGCACTTGGCCTTTCAGCCGGGGTCTTCTGTACCGGCCACTGCGTGCCACTGCTCGGGCCGACGTTACTCTCACGCCCAATTAGGACACGTGAATCTGCGACCGTGCTCGGGCTTTTCCTGGTCGGTCGGCTCACAGCATATCTTGCGTTCGGACTGGTGGTTGGGGCACTGGGTCGCAAGCTCGCCGGAATCTGGCTCGTCAGGCCATTTCTCCTGCCGGTGCTCTATTTTCTGCTCGGCGCGGCAATGATAAGCTACGGTCTGGTACAAAGTTTTCCCCACATTGGACTGTGTCGAGCGCTTGGCCCTAGGATGACGTCCGCCTGGTATCCCGCAGCACTTGGGTTTCTTGCCGGTATCAACCTGTGTCCCCCATTTCTTTTGGCGATTGTGACCGTTGCCGACATCGGCGGGGTGCTGTCGGGTATATTGTTTTTTCTCCTGTTCTTTCTGGCCACCAGTATCTACCTCATGCCGCTGGCATTCTCCGGTCTGGTGAGCCGCTTCGATACGGTTCGCTTCGCCGCCCGGGTGGCGGCAGTCGTTTCCGGAATCCACTTCGTCCTGGTCGCGACCCGATCACTGATCCGAACCTGAAGACAGGCTGAATCCACCGATTGACCCGGGCTTAGGATTGACTATCATTGCACTCCGTGCGTCTCGTGCTCGTCCTCGTTTTCACCTATGTTTCGTCCTGGGCTGCACCAGCCGGTTATTTATCAATCGAAACTGACCAAGAGACGACTGAGGTTTACGTTGACAGCCGGTTCGAGCTTGTTCCGAAGGAAGGCGTCGTTGTTGCGGTGAGTCCGGGCCGGCATTTCGTAAGCCTGTTTCCGCCGCGAAAAGTCTATCAGGCATTCCGCGACGAAACCCCGGAACAGTTCTGGGACGAGATGCGAAGAGCTGGTACGATCAGCGAATCACGCCGACTCCTATCAAGCTATGAGCGTGGTGCAGTACGCGAAGGCACGAAGTGGGTGTATGCCGCATCGGATGATACCATACCCGTCCGACTGTCGGCCAAGAAAGCCCTCGAGCGGTACAATCAGGATTCGTCCTGCGTGCTCAACACCTTGCTCGGTTGGACGGTTCTTGTCGGAATCGGCATGGCTGTCAGCCTGGCCCTGGCCAAGCTTGACTAGCCTGACCCGCGGCACCCCAGGACTTGTTTGACAGCTCAACAGAACGAACTATTATCCCGCGACTACCGTGAACCATAGTTGCCACAACCATCCCAGGGCCAAGACCGTCGTCCTGAAGGTTAGATGAACGTTTACGAGCTGATCCGTCGGAAACGAGATCGCGGGTCGCACAGTCGCGAGGAGGTCCAAGAGCTTATTTCCGCATACACGCAAGGGGACGTACCAGACTACCAGATGGCCGCATGGCTGATGGCGGTCTTTTTCCGCGGTATGAACGCCGACGAAACCACCGCGCTGACAAGTGCGATGGTGAGCTCCGGCCGGGTCTTTGACCTATCGTCGGTCCCCGGGCCTAAGGTGGACAAGCACTCGACCGGAGGCATCGGTGACAAGGTCTCGCTGATTCTCGCTCCACTCGCCGCGGCGTGTGGAGTGTGTGTACCGATGGTCTCTGGCCGGGGGCTTGGACATACCGGCGGCACGCTGGACAAACTGGAGTCAATCCCGGGATTTAGAACCGACTTCAGATACGAAGAATTTATTGCCAACCTGCGCCAAATCGGTGTGTGCATAATGGGCCAGACCGACGAGCTGTGCCCAGCAGACCGGAAGCTTTACGCACTGCGGGATGTCACTGCCACTGTAGACTCGGTGCCGCTGATTGCCGCGAGCATTATGTCAAAGAAAATCGCAGAAGGTATTGACGGCCTGGTGCTAGATGTAAAGACAGGTGGGGGTGCGTTCATGACCAGGACCTCGCAGGCTAGAACGTTGGCCCGTACAATGATGCGCATCGGCGCCAAAATGGGCAAGAGGGTCGTGGCGGTGATTACCGGAATGTGGGAGCCGCTGGGCGAGGCGGTAGGAAACTCGCTCGAAGTAGTCGAGGCTATCGAAGCACTCAAAGGCAACTGGAGAATGGACCTTGAAGAAGTAACAATGACCCTGGCCGAAGAAATGTTAGTACTCGCCGGCCGGGCACGCACGTACGCCCAGGCCAGGAGGCAGGCGATGCGGGCACTGACCCAGGGCCAGGCGCTAGAGAAGTTCCGACAGATGATTGATCTGCAAGGCGGGAATCCGAAAGTCATTGACGACTACAGCCTGCTGCCACGTGCGAAACACGTAGCCCAGGTCCTGGCACGTTCATCCGGGTACGTACGGGCGATTGATGCACTTACGGTTGGACTTCTAGCAGTCGAAATGGGAGCGGGCCGGCTACAAGTAGGCGCGAAGATTGACCCGGCAGTCGGATTTGTGTTCAAGCGAAAGACTGGAGACCGTGTTGAGCCAGACTCGGTGCTGGCCGAGGTGCATGCGGCAAGCGCCGAGCAGGCCGAGGCGGTCGTCCCGCGGCTAGCTGAGACGATAACTGTATCCAGGGCCGCACCACGCGACGGCGGTCGCGTCATCGCACGGATAACAAGACCCTGACGGCCGGCTCGTAAGCGGAACCCGCACACCCTGGAGTTTGACAAGAACGGAGGCACAAATATACTGGCTCTGTAAGGAAGAAACCTTGCCCAAGAGCCAGCCCGAAGGCAAACTCGACACAGTCATCGGCCCGGGAACTGTCGTTCACGGTGACCTGCGCGTTACCGGCGGGTTGAGACTTGACGGCCAGGTCGAAGGCAAACTGGACGTGGGCGAAACCTTCCTTGCTGGCCCGAAGTCATTTCTCAAGGGCGAGCTTCGCTGCCGGGATGCGGTAATCGCCGGTCGAATTGAGGGCAACATCCTCGCCCGGGAATCAGCCGAACTTCAGGCCGGCTCTCACGTCCTCGGCAACATTGAGTGCAAAGGACTGGTGGTTCAACGTGACAGTTTCTTCCACGGAAATTGCATTATGTCGAGAGCATCCGAGCGTGGCAGTCAGTCCCAGACAAATGGCTCGCCATGAACAAGCCAGCGAAATTTCGACAACGGCTTGTCCCGCCACAGCCGCGTTGGGCCGAAATAGCCGTCCCCAGGTAATCGAGAGATGAACGTACCACACGGACTGGCTGGCAAAGTCGCGGTAGTAACCGGCGGTGGTGCGGGAATCGGCCGCGAGATATGCCTGGAGTTTGCCCGAGCCGGTTGTGCGATCGCCGTGTGCGACGTAGTAGACGAATTGGCAAGACAGGTGGCAGATGAGATAGCAGCGCTGGGATCCAAAGCACGGGCCTACCAGGTAGACGTCTCCGACCTCACTATGGTTGAGAAGACTATCGCAGCCGTGGAACAGGACTTTGGCGCTATAAGTGTCCTGGTCAACAACGCGGGCATAACGCGGGACGGCCTGTTGATCCGGATGACCGAACAGGACTTCGACCGGGTCATCGCCGTAAACCTCAAGGGTGCCTTCAACTTTACCAAGGCATGCTGCCGACAGATGATGAAGCAGCGCTGGGGTCGAATCATCAATATCAGCTCGGTTGTTGGCCAGATGGGCAATGCCGGCCAAGCAAACTACGCCGCAGCCAAGGCGGGGCTCATCGGACTAACTAAGTCCGCAGCCAAAGAACTCGCCTCAAGAAACATCACCGTCAATGCTGTCGCTCCTGGCTTTATCGCCACGGCGATGACCGACAGACTAGACCAGACTACCCGCGACGCTTACATGTCAGCAATACCGCTCAAACGTTTCGGCACACCGAAAGATGTGGCCGCCGTGTGCCTATTCCTGGCCTCGGATGAAGCTGCCTACATCACCGGGCAAGTCATCCGGGTTGACGGCGGAATGCTCACGGCGTAGGTGCCCTAACTTCTCCCTCGCGCGGCTAACTGACGGCGCAGCGTAGACACCTAATGTTTGTCGCTG
This genomic window contains:
- a CDS encoding metal-sulfur cluster assembly factor; the encoded protein is LIVNLPRLATRPQDRAPWFAPLTGTGLVAADSLPPDSVRIMESLARVCDPELGLSIVELGLVHRVTVDSNSDVMVVLSLTTPGCPFADQIGQQVLKAMQYIPGARHIVVKLDPMIPWDPSRVSDRAREKYESLLRAIP
- a CDS encoding sulfite exporter TauE/SafE family protein is translated as MPEKSTKACCVPFPSFLLRALALGLSAGVFCTGHCVPLLGPTLLSRPIRTRESATVLGLFLVGRLTAYLAFGLVVGALGRKLAGIWLVRPFLLPVLYFLLGAAMISYGLVQSFPHIGLCRALGPRMTSAWYPAALGFLAGINLCPPFLLAIVTVADIGGVLSGILFFLLFFLATSIYLMPLAFSGLVSRFDTVRFAARVAAVVSGIHFVLVATRSLIRT
- a CDS encoding thymidine phosphorylase, which codes for MNVYELIRRKRDRGSHSREEVQELISAYTQGDVPDYQMAAWLMAVFFRGMNADETTALTSAMVSSGRVFDLSSVPGPKVDKHSTGGIGDKVSLILAPLAAACGVCVPMVSGRGLGHTGGTLDKLESIPGFRTDFRYEEFIANLRQIGVCIMGQTDELCPADRKLYALRDVTATVDSVPLIAASIMSKKIAEGIDGLVLDVKTGGGAFMTRTSQARTLARTMMRIGAKMGKRVVAVITGMWEPLGEAVGNSLEVVEAIEALKGNWRMDLEEVTMTLAEEMLVLAGRARTYAQARRQAMRALTQGQALEKFRQMIDLQGGNPKVIDDYSLLPRAKHVAQVLARSSGYVRAIDALTVGLLAVEMGAGRLQVGAKIDPAVGFVFKRKTGDRVEPDSVLAEVHAASAEQAEAVVPRLAETITVSRAAPRDGGRVIARITRP
- a CDS encoding polymer-forming cytoskeletal protein, which produces MPKSQPEGKLDTVIGPGTVVHGDLRVTGGLRLDGQVEGKLDVGETFLAGPKSFLKGELRCRDAVIAGRIEGNILARESAELQAGSHVLGNIECKGLVVQRDSFFHGNCIMSRASERGSQSQTNGSP
- the fabG gene encoding 3-oxoacyl-[acyl-carrier-protein] reductase, giving the protein MNVPHGLAGKVAVVTGGGAGIGREICLEFARAGCAIAVCDVVDELARQVADEIAALGSKARAYQVDVSDLTMVEKTIAAVEQDFGAISVLVNNAGITRDGLLIRMTEQDFDRVIAVNLKGAFNFTKACCRQMMKQRWGRIINISSVVGQMGNAGQANYAAAKAGLIGLTKSAAKELASRNITVNAVAPGFIATAMTDRLDQTTRDAYMSAIPLKRFGTPKDVAAVCLFLASDEAAYITGQVIRVDGGMLTA